The window CTCCAATAATAAAATCAATGGCGGATGAATGCTGTAATTCTCCCTTCAATTTCTCTGAAAGCGCCTTAGAATCGAAGAGGCGTCCCTTATCCGAGAGGGCAATGACAGTGTTGCGACCGATACTGGCAGAGATTAGAGCCGCCTCGGCGCGCCGTAGCTGCTCCGGTAAGAGGTTTTTGCCGCCTTTGATATCGGGAAGATTCTTAATAGTAACGGAAGCAAACCGCTTCAGGAATTTGAGGTACTCCCGAACCGACATTTCAACCCACTCTTCTTTATTCTTTCCGACGGAAATAATGGTGAGGCGATACATTATGCCGACAGAGACTTGATATAGACCTTGCGGGTGCGCGGTCCATCAAATTCGCAGAATAGAATCCCCTGCCAGGTCCCGAGGAGAAGCTGGCCGTTCTCTACAATTATGGTGAGGGAATGACCGACAAGGGACGATTTAATATGGGCGTCAGAATTACCTTCGGAATGTTGATAGGCATCATCCCGAGGAAAAACAGAGCGAAGTTTAAAAAGGATGTCCCGTTTTACGTCGGGGTCGGCATTCTCATTGATAGTGATAGCGGCAGTGGTATGCGGAACAAAAACTGCCAGCAGCCCATCCCGGACATTCAATCTTTCCACCAGGGCCTGAATCTGCGAGGATAGGTCAATAATCTCTTCGCGCGCGCGGGAATGAACTGTCAGCACTTCAGTTTTCAAAGAGAGCTTCCACGAATTCCTTGGGGTCGAAGGGCTGAAGGTCATCGATTTTCTCACCGATGCCGATAAAATCGACCGGCACGGAGAGTTCTTCCGCGATGGCAATGATGACGCCGCCTCGGGCGGTACCATCCAGTTTGGTAATGACAAGGCTGTCGCAACCGACTGTTTCCGTGAAAATCTTTACCTGAGAAAGGGCATTCTGTCCGGTGGTGCCGTCAATAACCAGGGTCGCCTTGATCTGTTCAGGAGGAACCACTTTTTCAGTGACGCGACGAATTTTGCGAAGCTCTTCCATCAGGTTGGCTTTGGTGTGCAGGCGCCCCGCGGTATCGACCAGCAGATAATCGATATTCTTATTTTTGGCGGAAGTGGCGGCATCAAAAGCAACCGAAGCCGGGTCAGCGCCGGACTGCGCTCTCATGAAATGAACGCCGGAGCGTTCCGCCCAGATGGCAAGTTGGTCAACGGCGGCGGCGCGGAATGTGTCGCAGGCGGCTATCATAACTTCCTTCCCCTGAGACTTCAAATAATGAGCGAGCTTACCTACGGTTGTAGTCTTACCGGTGCCGTTCACTCCTGTAATGAGCCAGACCAGAGGACGGGAGTTTTCTGTAGATAATGCCGCCGACGGCTGCCGTGCCAGGATTCCGGCGATTTCGGCTTTGAGCAGGCGGAGCACCGAGTCTTCGTCGTTCAGTCCGCTCTCGCTTGCCTGACGATGGAGATGCTCAATAATTTTCTGGGTCGCCCTGACGCCTACGTCGGCTTTCAAGAGTGCCTCTTCAATGTCATCAATCAAGGCGTCATCAATTTTCCTGCCGCTTATCAACCGGCCTATTTTACCCAGAAGATTGTCCCGGGTCTTAGACAATGACTCCTTGAGCTGCTTCAGTCTGGAAAACATATCAAGGAAGACTAACCAAGCTCATTGTCAGCCGTTTTGATTCTGAAGTCGGATGAGATTCGCTCTTGAATGGAATCAGGAATATCCGGCTCCAGGTCGCTTACAGAGGTGTTGATTAGCGATTTCTCCGGTTCTTCGCTGAAGCGTACCGACACCACTCTTGAGACTCCGGGCTGTTCCATTGTTACGCCGTAGAGGACATCGGCCGCTTCCATGGTAATCTTGTTATGGGTGATAATGATAAACTGCGTCTGGTCGGAGAACGCCTTTATCATTTTGAGAAAACGATGGATATTGGCGTCATCAAGCGGGGCATCAATCTCATCCAGAATGCAGAATGGAGAAGGCTTCACCAGGTAAATGGCGAACAGGAGAGAAATAGCCGTCAGCGCCCTTTCGCCTCCCGACATCTGAGCGATAGATAGAAGTTTCTTACCGCGCGGGCGGGCAATAATCTCGATTGGAGATTCCAACGGGTCGTTTTCATCAATCAATCGAACATCGGCTTCACCGCCAGTAAATAGCTCCTCAAAGACCTTGCGGAAATTCTCCCGGACTTTCCCCAGAGTTTCGACAAAGAGATTCTTTGCCGTGGTATTTATCTTGATGATAGTGCTCTGCAGAGTTGACTTGGCATTCAAGAGGTCATTCATTTGGGCGGTCAAGAATTCCTGTCGTTCTTTGGCGACACGATATTCATCCAGCGCAAGTAGATTGACCGCGCCATAGGCTTTGACAGCATCCTTTAACTCATGCAATTTTGCAAGTTGCAACTCCGGCGGAACCGACGGGTCGGGATTCGCGGGCGACTCAAGTTCTATGTTCAGGTCATGTTCATTTAAGACCTTGTCGATGATATTCCGGCACTCCGATTCGATTTCTGTCAGGCGCAGCTCCAATTTGTGAAGGCGGTCAAGCGATTCCTCTCGTGATTGCCGCAGAGTCTTTATTTCTTTCTCCCGGGCGCCGATATTTTCGAGAAGGGCGGAGTGCTGGTCGCGAATTTCAATCTGACGGGCGCTGATTTGGTTGCGTTCGTCAAAAACAGCCTTCAACTCGGTCTCCAGGGAAATTATCTGCGCTCCGGTATCTTCAAACTCGAGGGCGGCGGTCTCGATTTCAGATGACTTGGTCTTAAGAGTGTTTTCGATTTCATCTATGAGTTCGCGGGTATGCTGCAGCTGGGTTTCGACCTGCCGCTGCCGGCTCTTCAGTTCGATAAGGTTTATCTGCAATCCCGACATCCGCGATTGCAATTTTTCGGATTCCGTTTCATACTCAGATATCCGGGCTTCTTCAGCGGTGATGGCGCCAAGAAGTGTCGCTTTTTCCGTTTCGAGTTGGTCATAATTGAGGGTGAGGTCGTACTGTCTGGTGCGCAACGTTGCAAGACGCTCGGTCAGGTGGGCCGATTCCGATTCGACTCTGGATATTTCATTATTGACGGCAATCGCTTCCGCTTCCAGCTGAGCCGACTGCTGGCGAAATTCGTTTAATTTTTCCTGGCAGAGCTCGATTTCGTTCAAGGTCTCTTTCAGGTCGCCCTGATTTCTGCCAAGCGCGGTAGTCAGTTCGCTTCGAGAACTGCGCAGGAATGCGAGACGCGAAGCGTATGACTTAATCGCTTCCTCTTCGGCGCGAATCTTGTCCTGTCGTCCCAGAAGGGAGAGTCCTTCGAAGGAACCGCCGGAGATAAGATAGGTGCCGTTAAGCAATCTGCCATCCGTGGTTACAACAAAGAGATAAGGGGGAAGCGCTGCGGCGATTAAATCAGCGGAGTCCGGTCGGCAGACAGCCACTCTGCCAAGCAGCAACTGGGTGAGCCCAGACATCTGCTCCGGCGCCGAGACAAACCGGTCCGCCCAGCCGAGAAAGCCATCCGATGCAATCTCGGGACGCTTTATTTCGGCGGGGAAGGAGATATCGCCGGAGACAATAATACCGGCTTTACCTTTCTTCTCGCGCTTTAAGTAGTCGATAATCTGATGAGCGGTATGGCGGTCACGGCAAATAAGATAACCAGCCATGTCGCCAAGAGCGGCATCGAGAGCGTCTTCATATCCGGCATGTGGAACCAGAAAATCGGCGACCGTCCCCAGCAATCCTGGCCAGAGAGCGCGGTTTTCAAAGACCGCGACCACGCCAGAACTATATCCCTCGAAATGGGTGATCATATCAATAAGAAGCTTCTTGCGGGCTTCTGAGGCTTCCAGATTGGCCGTTAGTTCCACCAGCTCTCCCGACATTGTCTCCGATTGTTCGAGTAGGTCGGCAATGCTTTTTTCCAGTTCGGATTTGCGAGCTATCAGAGTTGCCAGCAACGTTTCCTGTTCCGACAGGCCGCGGGAGGTGTCGCTCAGTTTTGATTTCAAGCTGCCTTCACGGACCTGTGCCAATTCCAGACTCTGGGAAAGCGCGGCAAGGCGCTGATTCAAATCGGATTCCAACTCCTTGAGATTATAATCGTCGCTTTTTCCCGCGGAGAGACGGCTCTCCAGATTAAGCAGTTTTTGAGCCAGTTCCTCTTTAGCTTTTCTGGCGTCGAGCAATCGGGTATCGGCCCCCCCGGCGAACGCTTCCGCCTCGGCAAGTTGACTCTGTCCCTGTTCGATTTCCTTGAGCGTTTCCTGAATCTGCTTCTCATAATCCGTAATCTGATAGAGGAGATGCTCCTTTCGCTTTTGGAGAGCGTCAATGTCGAGCAGGTTGCGCTCCCGGCTTTCGCGGGCATGGTCCCGTTTTGCCCGAATGACAGAGATCTGTTTCTCCAGCGCATGCGCCGCTTCCGACTTTTCATAAACTTCCGCAGAAATTTGCGAGAGACGGCGGTCGATTTCGGAAAGCTGACGGCGCTCTTCCTCCTGACGGGCGGTCAGGGAGTCAATGGAGGCATCAAATCCGGCGCGGGCATCAAGCGCCTGGTCACGCTGCCTTGTCTTTTCCTGCCTTTCTTCCTTTAAACTGTCGAGAGTTCCTTTATTGAGGTATATATCCCAGGCTTTGATTTCATCGGTCATTTTTTGATACCGTTCCGCCCGTTTCATCTGGCGGCTAAGGGAAATCACCTGAGAATTAATTTCCGCCACAATATCTTTGAGGCGGGTCAGGTCCTGTTCAGTTGCTTCCAGTTTGCGCAGAGCAGCCTTCTTGCGGTTCTTATATTTGGAAATTCCGGCAGCCTCTTCAAAAAGAAAGCGGCGGTCATCGGTGCGATCCGAAAGAATGGCGTCTATCATATCCTGTTGAATTACGGAATAGACATGCGCCCCAATACCGGTGTCCATGAGAAGGTCGGCGATATCTTTGAGACGGCAGGGAACTTTATTAAGAAGATATTCCGATTCGCCGGAGCGGAATAAACGACGGGTAATTTGAACTTCGTTGTACTCTGTAGGAAGAATGCCGCGATTGTTTTGAATAACGAGCGTTACCTCGGCCATACCCAGCGGTTTGATATCGCGCGTGCCATTGAAAATGACTTCCTCCATTTTGGTGCCCCGCAAAAGCGACACCCGCTGCTCGCCCAGGACCCAGCGAATGGAGTCGAGTATATTGGTTTTGCCGCAGCCGTTGGGACCGACTATTGCGGTCACGCCTCGGGTCAGCTTGACGACTGTCTTATCGGGAAAAGATTTAAATCCAAGAAGTTCCAAACGCTTAAGGTACACAAAGCCTCCGGAAATCAGTTATGATTTTTGTCAGGACGGGCCGGCGTTTCAGTCCGGAATTGTCCGATCATTTCGATGATTGATTTGTAAATGTTTTTTTCATCACGAAGAAATTTGCTGCGAATCTCAAAGTTGTAATAAGGATGACCCAATGAACTGCAGCCGCCGATGCGGACCGCCTCCGGAAAAGAAAGAAGTACCGACTGAACAAATTGATTGGGATTTAAATTCAGGTCGAGT of the Candidatus Zixiibacteriota bacterium genome contains:
- a CDS encoding 23S rRNA (pseudouridine(1915)-N(3))-methyltransferase RlmH, which codes for MYRLTIISVGKNKEEWVEMSVREYLKFLKRFASVTIKNLPDIKGGKNLLPEQLRRAEAALISASIGRNTVIALSDKGRLFDSKALSEKLKGELQHSSAIDFIIGGVYGLDKSILERARLVLALSPLTMSHQLVRPVLLEQLYRAFSIMHGGSYHK
- a CDS encoding secondary thiamine-phosphate synthase enzyme YjbQ, with protein sequence MKTEVLTVHSRAREEIIDLSSQIQALVERLNVRDGLLAVFVPHTTAAITINENADPDVKRDILFKLRSVFPRDDAYQHSEGNSDAHIKSSLVGHSLTIIVENGQLLLGTWQGILFCEFDGPRTRKVYIKSLSA
- the ftsY gene encoding signal recognition particle-docking protein FtsY, producing MSKTRDNLLGKIGRLISGRKIDDALIDDIEEALLKADVGVRATQKIIEHLHRQASESGLNDEDSVLRLLKAEIAGILARQPSAALSTENSRPLVWLITGVNGTGKTTTVGKLAHYLKSQGKEVMIAACDTFRAAAVDQLAIWAERSGVHFMRAQSGADPASVAFDAATSAKNKNIDYLLVDTAGRLHTKANLMEELRKIRRVTEKVVPPEQIKATLVIDGTTGQNALSQVKIFTETVGCDSLVITKLDGTARGGVIIAIAEELSVPVDFIGIGEKIDDLQPFDPKEFVEALFEN
- the smc gene encoding chromosome segregation protein SMC, producing MYLKRLELLGFKSFPDKTVVKLTRGVTAIVGPNGCGKTNILDSIRWVLGEQRVSLLRGTKMEEVIFNGTRDIKPLGMAEVTLVIQNNRGILPTEYNEVQITRRLFRSGESEYLLNKVPCRLKDIADLLMDTGIGAHVYSVIQQDMIDAILSDRTDDRRFLFEEAAGISKYKNRKKAALRKLEATEQDLTRLKDIVAEINSQVISLSRQMKRAERYQKMTDEIKAWDIYLNKGTLDSLKEERQEKTRQRDQALDARAGFDASIDSLTARQEEERRQLSEIDRRLSQISAEVYEKSEAAHALEKQISVIRAKRDHARESRERNLLDIDALQKRKEHLLYQITDYEKQIQETLKEIEQGQSQLAEAEAFAGGADTRLLDARKAKEELAQKLLNLESRLSAGKSDDYNLKELESDLNQRLAALSQSLELAQVREGSLKSKLSDTSRGLSEQETLLATLIARKSELEKSIADLLEQSETMSGELVELTANLEASEARKKLLIDMITHFEGYSSGVVAVFENRALWPGLLGTVADFLVPHAGYEDALDAALGDMAGYLICRDRHTAHQIIDYLKREKKGKAGIIVSGDISFPAEIKRPEIASDGFLGWADRFVSAPEQMSGLTQLLLGRVAVCRPDSADLIAAALPPYLFVVTTDGRLLNGTYLISGGSFEGLSLLGRQDKIRAEEEAIKSYASRLAFLRSSRSELTTALGRNQGDLKETLNEIELCQEKLNEFRQQSAQLEAEAIAVNNEISRVESESAHLTERLATLRTRQYDLTLNYDQLETEKATLLGAITAEEARISEYETESEKLQSRMSGLQINLIELKSRQRQVETQLQHTRELIDEIENTLKTKSSEIETAALEFEDTGAQIISLETELKAVFDERNQISARQIEIRDQHSALLENIGAREKEIKTLRQSREESLDRLHKLELRLTEIESECRNIIDKVLNEHDLNIELESPANPDPSVPPELQLAKLHELKDAVKAYGAVNLLALDEYRVAKERQEFLTAQMNDLLNAKSTLQSTIIKINTTAKNLFVETLGKVRENFRKVFEELFTGGEADVRLIDENDPLESPIEIIARPRGKKLLSIAQMSGGERALTAISLLFAIYLVKPSPFCILDEIDAPLDDANIHRFLKMIKAFSDQTQFIIITHNKITMEAADVLYGVTMEQPGVSRVVSVRFSEEPEKSLINTSVSDLEPDIPDSIQERISSDFRIKTADNELG